From the genome of Scytonema hofmannii PCC 7110, one region includes:
- the rpsT gene encoding 30S ribosomal protein S20, translating into MANTKSALKRAQIAERNRLRNKSYKSAVKTLMKKYFAAVETYAANPSPEQKQLVLKEMSEAYSKIDKAVKRGVLHPNNGARKKSKLAQRLKAHSQRAVAAAQ; encoded by the coding sequence GTGGCGAATACAAAGTCTGCTCTCAAGCGTGCCCAAATCGCAGAACGCAACCGACTGCGTAATAAATCATACAAATCAGCAGTGAAGACGCTGATGAAGAAATATTTTGCTGCTGTTGAAACCTATGCAGCTAATCCGAGTCCGGAACAGAAGCAACTAGTTCTCAAGGAAATGTCGGAAGCCTACAGCAAAATAGATAAAGCTGTAAAGCGTGGTGTTCTCCATCCTAACAATGGAGCTAGAAAAAAATCCAAACTAGCGCAAAGGCTGAAAGCTCATTCACAAAGAGCAGTTGCTGCTGCACAATAG
- a CDS encoding DNA-directed RNA polymerase subunit gamma: MRAAQNNQFDYVKIGLASPERIRAWGERTLPNGQVVGEVTKPETINYRTLKPEMDGLFCERIFGPAKDWECHCGKYKRVRHRGIVCERCGVEVTESRVRRHRMGYIKLAAPVAHVWYLKGIPSYIAILLDMPLRDVEQIVYFNSYVVLNQGNAETLSYKQLLSEDQWLEIEDQIYAEDSILSGVEVGIGAEALLRLLADIHLEQEAESLREDITTAKGQKRAKLIKRLRVIDNFIATGSKPEWMVMTVIPVIPPDLRPMVQLDGGRFATSDLNDLYRRVINRNNRLARLQEILAPEIIVRNEKRMLQEAVDALIDNGRRGRTVVGANNRPLKSLSDIIEGKQGRFRQNLLGKRVDYSGRSVIVVGPKLHIHQCGLPREMAIELFQPFVIHRLIKSGMVNNIKAAKKLISRSDPSVWDVLEEVIEGHPVMLNRAPTLHRLGIQAFEPILVEGRAIQLHPLVCPAFNADFDGDQMAVHVPLSLESQAEARLLMLASNNVLSPATGKPIITPSQDMVLGAYYLTAENPNAKKGAGRFFASLDDVIMAYEQKVVELHAYIYVRFDGEIESGEPDTEPVEVTTNEDGTRTLLYKFRRVREDAQGQMMSQYIRTTPGRVIYNKAIQEALAS; the protein is encoded by the coding sequence ATGAGAGCAGCACAAAACAATCAGTTTGACTATGTCAAAATTGGGTTGGCTTCCCCCGAACGGATTCGAGCTTGGGGTGAAAGAACCCTACCTAACGGTCAAGTCGTAGGTGAAGTGACCAAGCCAGAGACAATCAATTACCGGACTTTAAAGCCAGAGATGGATGGCTTGTTCTGCGAGCGAATTTTTGGTCCGGCAAAAGATTGGGAATGTCACTGCGGAAAATATAAGAGAGTTCGTCACCGTGGAATTGTGTGCGAACGTTGTGGTGTTGAAGTCACCGAATCTCGTGTCCGCCGCCACCGCATGGGCTATATTAAGTTGGCTGCACCAGTGGCTCACGTTTGGTATCTCAAAGGGATTCCCAGTTATATCGCCATCCTGCTCGATATGCCTTTGCGGGATGTGGAACAAATTGTCTATTTCAACTCCTATGTTGTTCTCAATCAAGGGAATGCAGAAACCTTAAGTTACAAACAACTTCTGAGTGAAGACCAGTGGTTGGAAATAGAAGACCAAATTTATGCTGAAGATTCTATCCTTTCTGGGGTAGAGGTGGGAATTGGTGCGGAAGCGCTTTTGCGGTTGCTTGCGGATATTCACTTAGAACAAGAAGCTGAATCTTTGCGAGAAGACATTACTACCGCCAAAGGACAAAAGCGAGCAAAGTTAATTAAGCGCTTAAGGGTGATTGATAACTTTATTGCCACTGGTTCTAAACCAGAGTGGATGGTGATGACAGTGATCCCCGTGATCCCTCCAGACTTACGTCCAATGGTACAGCTTGATGGCGGACGATTTGCAACTAGCGACTTGAATGACCTTTATCGCCGAGTGATTAACCGCAACAACCGTTTGGCTCGTTTGCAAGAAATTTTAGCTCCGGAAATTATTGTTCGGAACGAAAAGCGGATGCTGCAAGAAGCAGTTGATGCTTTGATTGATAACGGTCGTCGGGGACGGACTGTTGTAGGAGCAAATAACAGACCGCTAAAATCTTTATCCGACATTATTGAAGGTAAGCAAGGTCGTTTCCGTCAAAACTTGTTGGGTAAACGGGTTGACTACTCTGGACGTTCGGTGATTGTGGTCGGTCCAAAACTTCATATTCACCAGTGCGGTTTGCCAAGAGAAATGGCAATTGAGTTATTCCAACCGTTTGTGATCCATCGACTGATTAAGAGCGGTATGGTGAATAACATCAAAGCGGCGAAAAAGTTGATTTCTCGTTCCGATCCCAGTGTTTGGGATGTTTTGGAAGAGGTGATTGAAGGACACCCCGTCATGCTCAACCGTGCGCCCACACTCCACCGTTTGGGGATCCAAGCTTTTGAACCCATTTTGGTGGAAGGAAGAGCGATTCAATTGCACCCACTTGTGTGTCCGGCGTTTAACGCTGACTTTGACGGTGACCAAATGGCGGTACACGTACCGTTATCTTTGGAATCTCAAGCGGAAGCGCGGTTACTGATGTTGGCATCCAATAACGTTTTGTCACCCGCGACTGGTAAGCCAATTATTACACCCAGCCAAGATATGGTGTTGGGAGCGTATTACCTAACTGCAGAAAATCCCAATGCCAAAAAAGGTGCAGGACGTTTCTTTGCTTCTTTAGATGATGTCATTATGGCTTACGAGCAAAAAGTAGTAGAACTGCACGCTTATATTTATGTCCGGTTTGATGGCGAAATAGAGTCTGGTGAACCAGATACAGAACCGGTAGAAGTTACAACTAACGAAGATGGGACTCGGACATTGCTGTACAAGTTCCGTCGAGTCAGAGAAGATGCTCAAGGTCAGATGATGTCTCAGTATATTCGCACAACACCAGGTCGCGTTATTTACAATAAAGCGATTCAAGAAGCATTAGCTAGTTAG
- a CDS encoding tetratricopeptide repeat protein: protein MNISSLKRIQSLTAAFCFSFFLVAGSIAALTFEMIPAQAQKSSSAVQRGYNLLKKGWVNDAIKSFQQAVRRNPRSLDAKLGLAISYNRAGRIDEAWNTYQQVLAQDPNNQGTLKIVGIMGTYRPNWQVRGIESLSTLLNLNPNDAQARSYRALLYSYQGRLSESLTDYQIVLANNPTPEVVLGAAQAYSYSRDYRKALDLFNRYRATGKPVTDYAAIAYANTLRETGNLREAIPVLEAQLQRTKGLKLAIETRAELAKAYVANQQTTQALSVLEPLQGRPDAVLPLARSLNEIRISTNDPNIAQQVATLYRQALANTPNPTPALLREIADVYTGLPQGEQTALQLYQQAASQLPNDKSLVVRQLALENRLGMLTKNNLQQRLMSELQTLPTNSVELQQLGLAVADIDSPDPELLPVYQKLIESQTDTGGVQVPFLYFRLAQIYLQLNDKNAAKQALSAYAATPEGTKSLLPQLLAAEIERQEGNLEASVQRFQAVLATQPNNEEVVTGALRGLAGVRVQQRRFDEALTIYDQLIARQPQNLAAQLGRTSIGYQGKRISQQEAEAVLNNWLTTQPATNAPPELFSLVGALPTVAQREPLYNYLAQVDPSYLPVQVRLIQAIAKRNPTEAQIRAKQLVANLPNNPSTYQLQGELARAAGDLNLASKAYENILAQQPNNIDALAALGGIRFEQRRYESAREIYSQVVAQKPQDNEARRALVGLSVISDQPLSALAQLEQLELEQMSQGTTDMELLRQRQQIQQDFLQRRGFQPSWEK from the coding sequence ATGAATATAAGCTCTTTGAAAAGAATACAAAGCCTGACTGCTGCTTTTTGTTTTTCATTCTTTCTCGTTGCTGGTTCAATCGCAGCGCTCACCTTTGAGATGATTCCAGCGCAGGCTCAAAAATCTTCGTCAGCCGTTCAAAGAGGATATAACCTCTTAAAGAAAGGATGGGTTAATGATGCTATCAAATCTTTTCAACAAGCTGTCAGGCGCAATCCTCGATCGCTTGATGCAAAACTAGGGCTAGCAATTTCATACAACCGGGCTGGGCGCATTGATGAAGCATGGAATACCTATCAACAAGTCCTGGCACAAGACCCCAACAATCAAGGTACACTGAAAATTGTGGGGATAATGGGTACATACCGCCCGAATTGGCAGGTAAGGGGTATAGAAAGTCTCAGTACTTTGTTAAATTTGAATCCCAACGATGCACAAGCCCGTTCTTATCGAGCGCTTCTCTATTCCTATCAAGGAAGATTGAGCGAGTCTTTGACAGATTATCAAATAGTTCTGGCGAACAATCCTACACCAGAAGTTGTTCTCGGTGCAGCTCAAGCATACAGTTACAGCCGGGATTATCGCAAAGCTTTGGATCTGTTCAATCGCTACCGAGCCACTGGTAAACCCGTGACAGACTATGCGGCGATCGCTTACGCTAACACTTTAAGAGAAACTGGCAATCTCAGAGAAGCGATACCAGTTTTAGAAGCACAGTTACAACGCACCAAAGGGCTGAAACTGGCAATAGAAACCCGCGCCGAACTTGCTAAAGCATATGTTGCCAATCAACAAACTACACAAGCCCTATCAGTATTAGAACCATTACAAGGTCGTCCGGATGCAGTTTTACCGTTAGCGCGATCGCTTAACGAAATTCGCATTTCAACCAATGACCCTAATATAGCACAGCAAGTAGCCACTCTTTACCGTCAAGCACTCGCTAATACTCCCAATCCAACCCCCGCACTGCTGCGAGAAATTGCTGATGTTTATACCGGCTTACCTCAAGGAGAGCAAACCGCACTGCAACTCTATCAACAAGCAGCTTCCCAATTGCCCAACGATAAAAGCTTGGTCGTGCGGCAATTAGCTCTAGAAAACAGGCTGGGAATGCTAACTAAAAATAATTTACAACAGCGTCTGATGAGTGAACTGCAAACCTTACCCACCAATTCTGTAGAGTTGCAACAGTTAGGGTTAGCAGTAGCGGACATCGATAGTCCAGATCCAGAACTTCTACCCGTGTATCAAAAACTTATAGAATCACAAACCGATACTGGGGGAGTACAAGTTCCGTTTTTATACTTTCGGTTAGCTCAAATTTACCTACAACTAAATGACAAAAATGCAGCCAAGCAAGCGCTGTCAGCTTATGCAGCAACTCCAGAAGGGACAAAAAGCTTGTTACCTCAATTGCTAGCTGCAGAAATTGAGCGGCAAGAAGGCAATTTAGAAGCCAGCGTTCAACGCTTTCAAGCTGTGCTTGCGACTCAACCAAATAATGAAGAAGTTGTTACAGGTGCTTTGCGCGGACTCGCAGGCGTGCGAGTACAACAAAGGCGATTTGATGAAGCCTTAACAATTTACGACCAATTGATAGCACGTCAACCACAGAATTTAGCTGCACAGTTAGGACGTACAAGTATCGGATATCAGGGGAAACGAATTTCCCAACAAGAAGCAGAAGCCGTTCTTAACAACTGGCTGACAACACAACCAGCAACAAATGCACCCCCAGAACTTTTTAGTTTAGTGGGTGCGCTACCGACTGTTGCACAGAGAGAACCTCTATATAATTACTTGGCTCAAGTTGACCCCAGTTATCTACCAGTGCAAGTGCGCTTAATTCAAGCGATCGCCAAACGCAATCCAACCGAAGCACAAATACGAGCCAAACAATTAGTTGCCAACCTTCCCAACAATCCATCCACATACCAATTGCAAGGAGAGTTAGCCAGAGCCGCTGGCGATCTAAATTTAGCAAGCAAAGCTTATGAGAATATTCTGGCACAGCAACCCAATAATATAGATGCCCTGGCGGCGTTGGGAGGAATTCGTTTTGAACAAAGACGGTATGAGTCAGCACGAGAAATTTATTCCCAAGTGGTAGCACAAAAACCCCAAGATAACGAAGCACGTCGCGCTCTTGTTGGACTGAGTGTGATTTCAGACCAACCCCTGTCAGCACTTGCACAGTTAGAGCAATTAGAACTCGAACAAATGTCTCAAGGCACAACGGATATGGAACTGTTGCGTCAAAGACAGCAAATTCAACAGGACTTTCTGCAACGGCGTGGTTTCCAACCTTCCTGGGAGAAGTGA
- a CDS encoding carbohydrate porin, protein MKFTVLDCLKVTLPKRFHWSDCLLLFAKASIIWFLAVNEICFAQQHPNQKSGDLQLGDLLPVPQSPKSREQSKSGLQTLPPPPEDSRASTTSLIPNMATSKDMISLEAQQIPERDIKQLENGFLHREMTGKAPQAQTRTIRKNAERNTGQLHAQSPPLLPLPSTNTTTTSTQEFTAPSTPTFHQLLNSQAQSVPLPPIRATPAPSFNAQQVQLTSPSSPSTPVSTFNILLNCQAVPSPSVANTPSSSFNILLNCQPVSPQSITGASTSSIYPVPNYQGGIQQLPGYPISTQTQKQELPITPVPSQPPTATPPVTSQSLNQPRSPIDSAAFNASSLKLQGVYITEGDDSAARARLSGTYPLSSQALIGATLDLVTGEDLLVDSRGDGLNINELYVATSFGGVPNLRVVLGQIDLTSYFDRNSFAKDGASQFFNPVFQTNPALSATGIASRTGFLVNWSVTDNIEAKAAVFSSSNKISDFSLDGFAGEVAIRYGNAIIRGTYASDRDAGNRDTFPESFGIARNQANTLFGTQEDDREEAYGLNAEVYIPNLKMGVFGRYGRYENRDLGEGADTYSFGVTFLDLFTPDDRLGLGYGRGLSNDRLRRGDTPDVLELFYDFRVLPNLWLGFTLQERDNFEEAVLGVRVRSELDLVAPRRRNTE, encoded by the coding sequence ATGAAGTTCACAGTATTGGATTGCCTTAAAGTTACGTTGCCAAAACGGTTTCATTGGTCTGATTGTCTGCTGTTGTTTGCCAAAGCTTCCATAATTTGGTTTCTAGCAGTCAATGAAATCTGTTTTGCTCAACAACACCCAAACCAAAAGTCTGGAGATTTGCAACTGGGGGATTTATTACCAGTACCCCAGTCTCCGAAATCTCGAGAACAGTCAAAGTCGGGTTTACAAACGTTACCTCCACCACCAGAAGATAGTCGTGCTAGTACCACATCCTTGATTCCGAACATGGCAACTTCCAAAGACATGATTTCTTTGGAAGCGCAGCAAATACCAGAGCGTGATATTAAGCAGTTGGAGAATGGCTTTCTCCATCGGGAAATGACAGGAAAAGCCCCACAAGCACAAACACGGACAATCAGAAAAAATGCGGAGAGAAATACAGGACAACTGCACGCTCAATCTCCTCCGCTTCTACCACTCCCCAGCACAAACACAACAACAACCTCAACACAAGAATTTACTGCACCATCAACTCCTACTTTCCATCAGTTACTTAACTCCCAAGCACAATCTGTTCCTCTACCACCAATTAGAGCAACTCCTGCACCAAGTTTTAACGCACAACAGGTACAACTGACTTCGCCCTCTAGTCCCTCAACTCCTGTATCGACATTCAACATACTGCTAAACTGCCAAGCTGTACCATCGCCATCCGTTGCTAACACTCCTAGTTCAAGTTTCAACATACTACTGAATTGTCAACCTGTCTCGCCACAATCAATCACAGGTGCCTCTACTTCAAGTATTTATCCAGTCCCTAACTATCAAGGTGGAATACAGCAACTACCTGGTTATCCTATCAGCACGCAAACCCAAAAGCAAGAACTCCCCATAACTCCCGTTCCCAGTCAGCCGCCAACAGCCACGCCACCAGTCACTTCACAATCGTTGAATCAACCTCGTTCGCCCATTGACAGTGCAGCTTTCAACGCCTCCTCTTTAAAGTTACAAGGAGTCTATATAACTGAAGGAGATGATTCTGCTGCACGCGCACGTCTGAGTGGGACTTATCCACTCTCTTCACAGGCTTTGATTGGAGCAACATTGGATTTGGTGACTGGTGAAGACCTGCTTGTTGATTCTCGTGGAGATGGTTTGAATATCAACGAGCTTTATGTTGCTACTTCATTTGGGGGAGTCCCCAATCTACGTGTTGTTCTGGGTCAGATAGATTTAACATCTTATTTTGACCGCAATAGCTTTGCTAAGGATGGCGCAAGTCAGTTTTTTAACCCCGTGTTTCAAACCAACCCAGCGCTGTCAGCAACAGGTATTGCTTCTCGAACAGGTTTTTTAGTCAATTGGAGTGTCACTGACAATATTGAAGCAAAAGCCGCCGTGTTTTCTTCATCAAATAAAATAAGTGACTTTTCCTTGGATGGATTTGCTGGAGAAGTTGCCATCCGTTACGGAAATGCAATTATTCGAGGGACTTATGCCAGTGACCGCGATGCAGGTAACCGCGATACTTTTCCGGAAAGCTTTGGCATTGCCAGAAATCAAGCAAATACCCTATTTGGAACCCAAGAAGACGATCGCGAAGAAGCTTATGGTCTGAATGCTGAAGTTTATATACCTAACTTAAAGATGGGTGTTTTCGGACGTTACGGTCGTTACGAAAATCGCGATTTGGGAGAAGGTGCTGATACTTACTCTTTTGGCGTGACGTTTTTGGATTTGTTTACGCCAGACGATCGCTTGGGCTTGGGTTATGGGCGTGGTTTATCCAACGATCGCCTTCGTCGTGGAGATACACCAGATGTGTTGGAACTGTTTTATGATTTTCGCGTGCTTCCCAATCTTTGGTTGGGATTCACCTTGCAAGAACGAGATAATTTTGAAGAAGCTGTTCTTGGTGTCAGGGTACGTTCGGAATTAGATCTTGTTGCTCCCAGAAGGAGGAATACCGAATGA
- a CDS encoding TatD family hydrolase — translation MQLIDTHVHINFDIFQSDLEAVRERWQAAGVVHLIHSCVEPSEFSGIQALAHRFPEVSYAVGLHPLDAEQWNDKTAEEIFSLARSDSKVVAIGETGLDFYKATNYEKQLIAFETQLEIAAELKLPVIIHCRDAVGELKDVLQKWKNIKGDSVRGVMHCWGGNPEETQWFLDLGFYISFSGTVTFKNAKQIQESATMVRSDRLLVETDCPFLAPVPKRGERRNEPAYVRYVAEQVAKLRGETLSDIASLTTRNACELFGLTL, via the coding sequence ATGCAGCTGATTGACACCCACGTTCACATTAACTTTGACATTTTCCAGTCCGATCTAGAAGCAGTGCGCGAACGATGGCAAGCAGCTGGTGTAGTACATCTGATACATTCGTGTGTAGAGCCATCAGAGTTTTCTGGCATTCAAGCCCTAGCTCATCGCTTTCCCGAAGTCAGTTATGCTGTGGGCTTACATCCTCTAGATGCAGAACAATGGAATGACAAAACAGCTGAGGAGATTTTCTCTCTAGCTCGTTCTGATTCCAAAGTGGTAGCGATTGGGGAAACGGGGCTGGATTTTTACAAGGCAACTAACTACGAGAAACAGCTGATAGCTTTCGAGACTCAGTTGGAAATTGCTGCTGAACTCAAATTGCCAGTGATTATCCACTGTCGGGATGCAGTCGGTGAACTCAAAGACGTGCTGCAAAAATGGAAAAACATCAAAGGAGATAGTGTTCGGGGAGTTATGCACTGTTGGGGTGGAAACCCAGAAGAAACACAATGGTTTCTCGATTTGGGTTTCTACATTAGCTTTAGTGGAACTGTGACGTTCAAAAACGCCAAACAGATTCAGGAATCTGCCACAATGGTGAGGAGCGATCGCCTGCTAGTGGAAACAGATTGTCCCTTCCTTGCTCCCGTTCCCAAACGGGGCGAGCGGCGCAATGAGCCAGCTTACGTCCGTTATGTAGCAGAGCAAGTCGCCAAATTACGAGGGGAAACACTTTCAGATATCGCCTCCCTAACCACCCGCAATGCCTGTGAATTATTTGGCTTAACGCTATAA
- the rpoB gene encoding DNA-directed RNA polymerase subunit beta, with the protein MINESMMEPAFMLPDLIEIQRSSFRWFLEEGLIEELNSFSPITDYTGKLELHFLGHNYKLKEPKYSVEEAKRRDSTYAVQMYVPTRLINKETGEIKEQEVFIGDLPLMTDRGTFIINGAERVIVNQIVRSPGVYYKSEIDKNGRRTYSASLIPNRGAWLKFETDRNDLVWVRIDKTRKLSAQVLLKALGLSDNEIFDALRHPEYFQKTIEKEGQFSEEEALMELYRKLRPGEPPTVLGGQQLLDSRFFDAKRYDLGRVGRYKLNKKLGLQVPEPIRVLTPPDILAAVDYLINLEFDIGSTDDIDHLGNRRVRSVGELLQNQVRVGLNRLERIIRERMTVSDSESLTPASLVNPKPLVAAIKEFFGSSQLSQFMDQTNPLAELTHKRRLSALGPGGLTRERAGFAVRDIHPSHYGRICPVETPEGPNAGLIGSLATHARVNLYGFLETPFRPVENGKVRFDMSAVYMTADEEDDLRVAAGDLPLDDEGNILGPTVTVRYRQEFSSTTPEQVDYVAVSPVQIVSVATSMIPFLEHDDANRALMGSNMQRQAVPLLKPERPLVGTGLEAQGARDSGMVIVSRTDGEVVYVDANKIRVRVSDPSQLAALGHRPSSNNPNKPVEIEYTISKYQRSNQDTCLNQKPLIYMGERVVAGQVLADGSSTEGGELALGQNIVVAYMPWEGYNYEDAILISERLVQDDIYTSIHIEKYEIEARQTKLGPEEITREIPNVGEDALRQLDEQGIIRIGAWVESGDILVGKVTPKGESDQPPEEKLLRAIFGEKARDVRDNSLRVPNGEKGRVVDVRLFTREQGDELPPGANMVVRVYVAQKRKIQVGDKMAGRHGNKGIISKILPAEDMPYLPDGSPVDIVLNPLGVPSRMNVGQVFECLLGWAGHNLGVRFKLTPFDEMYGEESSRSIVHGKLLEARDETGKTWVYNPSEPGKITVYDGRTGEPFDRPITVGVAYMLKLVHLVDDKIHARSTGPYSLVTQQPLGGKAQQGGQRFGEMEVWALEAFGAAYTLQELLTVKSDDMQGRNEALNAIVKGKAIPRPGTPESFKVLMRELQSLGLDIAVHKVETQTDGSSLDVEVDLMADTGNRRTPPRPTYESLSRDSMDDEE; encoded by the coding sequence ATGATTAACGAATCAATGATGGAACCAGCCTTTATGCTACCCGATTTGATAGAAATTCAGCGATCCAGTTTTCGCTGGTTTCTAGAAGAAGGGTTGATAGAAGAACTTAACTCTTTTAGTCCTATTACAGACTATACAGGCAAACTAGAACTGCATTTTTTAGGTCATAACTACAAGCTTAAAGAGCCAAAGTACAGTGTAGAAGAAGCAAAACGGCGGGACAGTACCTACGCAGTACAAATGTACGTACCCACCCGTCTGATTAACAAAGAAACAGGAGAAATCAAAGAGCAAGAGGTCTTTATTGGAGATTTGCCTTTGATGACAGACCGAGGTACGTTCATCATCAACGGTGCTGAGAGGGTGATTGTCAACCAGATCGTGCGAAGCCCAGGGGTTTACTACAAATCAGAAATTGATAAAAACGGAAGACGTACCTACTCAGCTAGCTTAATTCCCAACAGAGGGGCGTGGCTGAAATTTGAAACAGACCGTAACGATCTTGTGTGGGTCAGAATCGACAAAACCCGCAAATTGTCAGCACAAGTCCTTCTCAAAGCTTTGGGATTATCAGACAACGAAATTTTTGACGCCTTGCGTCACCCAGAATATTTCCAAAAAACCATTGAAAAAGAAGGCCAATTCTCAGAAGAAGAAGCCTTGATGGAGTTGTATCGCAAACTGCGACCGGGTGAACCACCCACAGTATTGGGAGGACAACAACTCTTAGATTCGCGCTTCTTCGATGCCAAACGCTATGACCTGGGTCGAGTGGGACGCTATAAGCTCAACAAAAAACTGGGTCTGCAAGTCCCAGAACCCATACGTGTTCTGACACCGCCAGATATTTTGGCCGCAGTGGATTACCTGATTAACCTGGAGTTTGACATTGGTAGTACCGATGATATCGACCACCTGGGTAACCGTCGGGTCAGAAGCGTTGGCGAATTGCTGCAAAACCAAGTGCGGGTGGGTCTGAACCGATTAGAGAGGATTATTCGGGAAAGAATGACCGTATCGGATTCAGAATCGTTGACCCCAGCTTCGTTGGTGAACCCCAAACCCTTGGTGGCGGCGATTAAAGAATTCTTTGGCTCCTCGCAATTGTCGCAGTTCATGGATCAAACCAATCCGCTAGCGGAATTGACCCACAAGCGGCGTTTGTCAGCCCTGGGTCCTGGCGGTTTGACTCGCGAACGGGCGGGCTTTGCGGTGCGAGACATTCACCCAAGTCACTACGGACGGATTTGTCCGGTGGAAACTCCTGAAGGTCCAAACGCTGGTTTGATTGGTTCTTTGGCAACTCATGCTCGCGTAAACTTGTACGGGTTCCTAGAAACTCCCTTCCGTCCTGTGGAGAACGGAAAAGTCCGGTTTGATATGAGCGCTGTATACATGACGGCGGATGAAGAAGATGATTTAAGGGTGGCTGCAGGTGACCTCCCGCTTGACGACGAAGGCAATATTCTAGGACCCACTGTGACAGTGCGCTATCGTCAAGAATTTTCTTCAACTACCCCAGAACAAGTAGACTACGTAGCTGTTTCTCCCGTGCAAATTGTATCGGTTGCTACTAGCATGATTCCGTTCCTAGAGCATGATGACGCGAACCGCGCCCTCATGGGATCGAACATGCAACGCCAAGCAGTACCTTTGCTGAAACCGGAACGTCCTTTGGTGGGAACGGGTTTGGAAGCTCAGGGCGCGAGAGACTCGGGTATGGTGATCGTCTCCCGTACTGATGGCGAAGTGGTTTATGTTGATGCCAATAAAATTCGCGTTCGGGTGAGCGATCCCTCGCAATTGGCAGCTCTTGGTCATCGCCCAAGTAGTAATAACCCTAACAAACCGGTAGAAATTGAGTACACCATTTCTAAGTACCAGCGTTCCAACCAGGATACTTGTCTCAATCAGAAACCCCTAATTTATATGGGGGAACGAGTGGTTGCAGGTCAGGTGTTGGCGGATGGTTCTTCGACTGAAGGTGGTGAATTGGCTCTGGGACAAAATATTGTAGTTGCATATATGCCTTGGGAAGGCTACAACTACGAAGACGCAATTTTGATTTCCGAGCGACTGGTACAGGATGATATTTATACCTCAATTCACATTGAAAAGTACGAAATTGAGGCCAGACAAACCAAACTGGGTCCGGAGGAAATCACTAGAGAAATTCCGAACGTCGGTGAAGATGCCTTGCGTCAGTTGGACGAACAGGGGATCATTCGCATTGGGGCTTGGGTGGAATCTGGAGATATTTTGGTTGGGAAGGTGACTCCGAAAGGGGAATCAGACCAGCCTCCGGAAGAAAAACTCTTGCGGGCGATTTTCGGTGAAAAAGCACGGGATGTGAGAGACAACTCCCTGCGAGTTCCTAACGGTGAAAAGGGACGGGTTGTGGATGTGCGCTTGTTCACTCGCGAACAAGGTGATGAGTTACCACCAGGAGCAAATATGGTAGTCCGGGTGTATGTGGCTCAAAAGCGGAAAATTCAAGTGGGTGACAAGATGGCGGGGCGTCACGGAAATAAAGGGATTATTTCCAAAATTCTGCCAGCAGAAGATATGCCCTACTTGCCAGATGGTTCTCCTGTTGATATTGTTCTCAACCCTCTGGGGGTACCGAGCCGGATGAACGTCGGACAAGTGTTTGAGTGTTTGTTGGGTTGGGCGGGTCACAATTTGGGTGTCCGGTTTAAGCTGACTCCGTTTGATGAAATGTATGGGGAAGAGTCTTCCCGGAGCATCGTTCATGGCAAGTTGCTTGAAGCACGGGATGAAACAGGGAAAACTTGGGTTTATAATCCCTCGGAACCGGGCAAAATTACCGTGTACGATGGTCGGACCGGCGAACCTTTTGACAGACCGATTACCGTGGGTGTGGCTTATATGCTGAAGCTGGTTCACTTGGTAGATGACAAGATTCACGCCCGTTCTACTGGTCCCTACTCCTTGGTGACACAACAGCCTTTGGGTGGTAAAGCACAGCAAGGCGGTCAGCGATTTGGAGAAATGGAGGTGTGGGCATTGGAAGCTTTTGGTGCGGCTTACACCTTGCAAGAATTGCTGACTGTGAAGTCAGATGATATGCAAGGGCGGAATGAAGCCCTCAATGCGATCGTTAAAGGGAAAGCAATTCCCCGACCCGGTACGCCAGAGTCTTTCAAAGTTTTGATGCGAGAACTGCAATCCTTGGGATTGGATATTGCCGTCCATAAGGTAGAAACACAAACAGATGGCAGTTCCTTGGATGTAGAAGTTGACTTAATGGCAGACACTGGAAACCGTCGTACACCCCCACGTCCAACCTACGAATCTCTATCGCGCGATTCAATGGATGATGAAGAGTAA